A window of Ranitomeya variabilis isolate aRanVar5 chromosome 2, aRanVar5.hap1, whole genome shotgun sequence contains these coding sequences:
- the LOC143805245 gene encoding beta-1,4-galactosyltransferase galt-1-like has product MNPCTSFRKLCKVFSVIFATFSLVYLAYIIVFVKVALPEDSLTSYFLRPVKLIIEPVCKLNITDDTIIKVKNSRTFLVSAYLDFRGSRIVRILGITYRYEPDSLLCDFCFLNPNNSSINFAEYQVHTDHFNFPYGTTDLLCNVQDDEDPEYVSLYRIDDPAPVFLKIQNTVEQVNKLEPKFQYNILICISAMFDAYSNVLQFIQSMEMYRILGAEKVIIYHTESSPDMKKILSYYVNIKFVELISWPITSFINVSKGWHYPDHPGDLHYFGQTAALNDCIYRNMYKSKYIALNDLDELIIPVVHKGWPEMMDYLLRDDPNLNVFIFENHLFPTTLQDKTNGLTPEEWISIPGVNILHHVYREPNLPNEINPTKMIINPRSIVKVSVHVPLEFMGNQYQVPSDIAKLCHYREPKQRDLDPSFLIEDHILSEYEINLIERVNRVLMDVNYIKVKNVSHRLTF; this is encoded by the coding sequence ATGAATCCATGTACATCCTTCAGGAAACTCTGCAAAGTCTTTTCTGTAATTTTTGCCACCTTTTCCTTGGTCTACTTGGCATACATTATTGTCTTTGTAAAAGTTGCTCTACCTGAGGACTCTCTTACCTCCTACTTTCTCAGACCAGTAAAGCTAATAATAGAGCCAGTATGTAAACTCAACATAACGGACGATACCATCATCAAAGTCAAGAACAGTAGGACCTTCCTGGTATCTGCCTATCTGGACTTTCGTGGTAGCAGAATTGTCCGGATTTTAGGCATAACCTATCGATATGAACCTGATTCTTTGCTGTGTGATTTCTGTTTTCTTAACCCTAATAACTCTAGCATTAATTTTGCTGAGTATCAGGTCCACACAGACCACTTTAATTTTCCATATGGTACAACAGATCTCTTGTGCAATGTCCAAGACGACGAAGACCCAGAATATGTATCTCTATACCGAATAGACGACCCTGCTCCTGTGTTCTTAAAAATCCAAAATACTGTTGAACAGGTTAATAAATTAGAACCTAAATTTCAGTACAACATTCTTATTTGCATTTCGGCAATGTTTGACGCCTACAGTAACGTCCTCCAGTTTATTCAATCTATGGAGATGTACCGCATACTGGGTGCTGAAAAAGTGATCATCTACCACACTGAATCTAGCCCAGATATGAAAAAAATCCTGTCCTATTACGTCAACATAAAATTTGTAGAACTTATTTCTTGGCCTATTACCTCTTTCATAAATGTTTCCAAGGGTTGGCACTACCCCGATCATCCTGGAGATCTCCATTACTTTGGTCAGACTGCGGCATTGAATGACTGCATTTATCGCAACATGTACAAGAGTAAATATATAGCACTGAATGACCTTGACGAGTTGATCATCCCAGTCGTCCATAAAGGCTGGCCAGAAATGATGGACTATCTGCTTCGTGATGACCCAAACTTGAATGTTTTTATCTTCGAAAATCATTTATTTCCAACCACTCTTCAAGATAAGACTAATGGCTTAACTCCCGAAGAGTGGATTTCCATCCCAGGAGTTAACATCCTCCATCATGTCTACAGGGAACCCAACCTGCCCAACGAAATCAATCCTACAAAGATGATCATAAATCCCAGGAGCATTGTCAAAGTTTCTGTCCATGTTCCACTTGAGTTCATGGGCAATCAGTACCAAGTTCCAAGTGATATTGCCAAACTTTGCCATTACCGAGAGCCCAAGCAAAGAGACTTGGACCCGAGTTTCCTGATTGAAGACCACATCTTGTCCGAATATGAAATTAATTTGATAGAAAGGGTAAACCGGGTATTAATGGACGTTAACTACATAAAAGTGAAAAATGTCAGTCACAGGTTAACGTTTTGA